The Aeoliella mucimassa genome includes the window GCGGCATCTCAATCGCCTCAGTACTGCAGCACGAGTCGACCTCGCCCGGCGAACCAGTCGCCCTGGTGATCATGACCCACGAAACCACCGAAGCCGCCGCCGCGAAAGCCTGCCAAACCATCGCCTCGCTCGAAAGCGTAAGAACCGCCCCCGTACGGATGTGGCTGCGGGATTGAGTTCGGTTGGGTGGGTGAACCACTAAGGCACAAAGATCACAAAGGGGGGAAACGTGGTTAGGCTCGGCAAACTACCCGACGATGTCGAACTGGTGGCTAAACAAGTTGTGCAAGCAGCGTTTAATGTTCACTGCGAGCTAGGTCCCGGACTACTGGAATCGGTGTACGAGAAGTGCATGACGATCGAGCTAACTAGAATGGGTCTTAGTTTAAAGCGGCAGTTGAATCTACCGATAAAATTTCGAGGCACTACTATTGATGGTGGATTACGAATTGACTTACTAGTAAGCGACTGTGTAATCGTTGAGCTTAAGTCGGTCGATCAACTAGCTCCGATTCACGAAGCACAACTGTTAACCTATTTGAAGCTTGCAAACGTTCGACTTGGATTCCTTATCAACTTCAACGTCTCCTTAATAAAAGATGGCATCAAACGCATGATTCACTAGGGCTCTTCTCTTTGTGTCCTTTGAGTCTTTGTGGTTCTAAAGAAATCCCACATGAAATACATCATCATCATTCCCGACGGGGCAGCCGATGAGGCTCAGGCTTCGCTCGGTGGTAAGACGCCTCTC containing:
- a CDS encoding GxxExxY protein; translated protein: MQAAFNVHCELGPGLLESVYEKCMTIELTRMGLSLKRQLNLPIKFRGTTIDGGLRIDLLVSDCVIVELKSVDQLAPIHEAQLLTYLKLANVRLGFLINFNVSLIKDGIKRMIH